TTTCATGCCAAGCAGCTTGTTCTCTAATGACGGTCCGTACCGGCACCAGACGTTCGAGGGAGTCTATTTCTGGCACTCCGGCTATAGCTGTATGCAGAAAACGTTGTTTTGGAGAGTGAAATTCCTTACCATCTGCACCACATACAATCACCGAACCTGAGGCTTCTTTCATTCTTCCGCACAGTGTCATGCTGAGAGTAGTTGCTGCTTGTTCCCGATCGGTGTGGATAAGCGTCAATCCAACGGCCGGAACTTCGATATCGGGAAACTGCACACCGGAGATGACCTCAAGCCCGGTGGCCTTGATGCACATCGAAATTTCAGTTGGGGTTTCTACAGTATCCATATTCTTTCTTTGCTTTTTCGCGTTTCGTATTAAGGTTCATCAATTGTGATGAGGGGTGAATAAGCGGGAAAACGTTAATTGCCCCGCGAACAAAACGGACATTATTGCCCCATTCTTCGCCATTCATCCGCGTTTGTCACGTTTTGCAATCTGTGCCAACATCGTGAAACTTCTATTTATAATTTCAGCATTAGCTAAATAACTTTTTAAGTTTTTGCACATTTGAATCCCCCTTTTTGGTAAAAATAACACCCCCTTGCCCCTACTTTTATCAGCGGAAATAAAGTTGAAAGCCAATTTCTGTTTGTTTTTAAAGATTTTAAGTTATCGTGTGAAGTGTTATGGCTACATTAACTATTATTTCGGCTGGGCTTGCATCGCCTTCTTCTTCCGTGGAACTGGGGCAATTAATCGCTGCCCCCATCCTTTCCGCGCGTGATGATATGGAACTAAAAGTTATTGAGATCAAGGATTTGGGCCACGATCTCATAGATTTCATGACGACGGGCGGAATTTGTACCCCGCAGCTTGAACAAACCATCGACACGGTCACCGAGTCCGATGCATTAATCGTGGTCACTCCCGTTTTTCAGGCTTCATACTCCGGGATATTTAAGCTGTTTTTCGACGCAATCCCCATGGAATCGCTCAAGAACACGCCAGTTATCCTTGCTGCTAATGCGGGTTCGCAACGGCACGCACTTGTCATTGAATACGCGATCCGCCCGTTGTTCTCTTTCTTCAAAGCCCGCATAGTCCCAACTGGCATCTTGGTTACTCCTGCCGATCGAACCCCTGAGGCCTGGCCGCTTCTACTAGAGCGCATTGATCGCGCCGCCAACGAAATGTGTTCGCTGATTAAGTAACGCAAATCGGTGATTGTCACATCACTCGCTGCTGTCATGAGCCAGATCGGCTCACTACTATTGGCGGTATGGACGTCGATCTCAACCATCACCGCGCGTTCCCGTTCCTCGCAGCCTTTAACGACATCGAGCGGCATCTCCGGCATCGGCTCAGCG
The nucleotide sequence above comes from Corynebacterium mustelae. Encoded proteins:
- a CDS encoding CE1759 family FMN reductase → MATLTIISAGLASPSSSVELGQLIAAPILSARDDMELKVIEIKDLGHDLIDFMTTGGICTPQLEQTIDTVTESDALIVVTPVFQASYSGIFKLFFDAIPMESLKNTPVILAANAGSQRHALVIEYAIRPLFSFFKARIVPTGILVTPADRTPEAWPLLLERIDRAANEMCSLIK